In Verrucomicrobiota bacterium, the following proteins share a genomic window:
- the hisG gene encoding ATP phosphoribosyltransferase: protein MSAEQTLMIGLPKGSLQDPTLELFKKAGFSIYVSSRSYRPSIDDPELEGRLIRAQEIGRYVDEGFLDCGITGRDWIAENGAQVEVICDLKYSRATSNPTRWVLVVPEDSPIQRVEDLQGKRIAAEAVGLVENYLQRKGVSAKVEFSWGATEVKVPELVDAIVDITETGSSIRANKLRIVDTLMESYPQLVMSPAAFQDPWKRQKVERIALLLQGALEARDKVGLKMNLPENHLQKLLDCLPSLRFPTVARLANSDWVAVEAVIDEKVVREIIPRLKELGAEGILEYPLNKLVH, encoded by the coding sequence ATGAGCGCGGAGCAAACTCTCATGATTGGCCTGCCCAAAGGCAGCCTCCAAGACCCGACCTTGGAGCTTTTCAAAAAAGCGGGCTTCTCGATCTATGTCAGCAGCCGCTCCTATCGGCCCTCCATCGATGACCCAGAGCTGGAAGGCCGCCTCATCCGGGCCCAGGAAATCGGGCGTTATGTCGACGAAGGTTTCCTGGATTGCGGCATCACGGGCCGCGATTGGATCGCCGAAAACGGTGCCCAGGTGGAAGTCATCTGTGATCTCAAATACAGCCGCGCCACCTCCAATCCCACTCGCTGGGTCTTGGTGGTGCCGGAGGACTCCCCCATCCAGCGCGTGGAAGACCTTCAGGGCAAGCGGATCGCAGCCGAAGCGGTCGGCCTGGTGGAAAACTACCTCCAGAGAAAAGGGGTCTCGGCCAAGGTGGAATTCAGTTGGGGGGCCACCGAGGTGAAGGTGCCCGAGCTGGTCGACGCCATCGTGGACATCACGGAAACCGGATCCTCCATTCGAGCCAACAAACTCCGGATCGTCGACACCCTCATGGAGTCCTACCCCCAACTGGTCATGAGCCCGGCTGCCTTCCAGGACCCGTGGAAACGCCAAAAAGTGGAGCGGATCGCTCTCCTTTTGCAGGGCGCGTTAGAAGCGCGGGACAAGGTGGGTCTCAAAATGAACCTGCCTGAAAACCACTTGCAAAAACTCCTCGACTGCCTACCTTCCCTCCGCTTTCCCACCGTGGCTCGCTTGGCCAACTCCGACTGGGTCGCGGTGGAAGCGGTGATCGACGAGAAAGTCGTCCGAGAAATCATCCCCCGCCTCAAGGAACTCGGCGCGGAAGGCATCTTGGAATACCCGCTCAACAAGCTGGTTCACTGA
- a CDS encoding AURKAIP1/COX24 domain-containing protein: MGSLKKRRKTKISKHKRRKRMKANRHKKRQRYKS; this comes from the coding sequence ATGGGCTCACTCAAAAAACGTCGGAAGACCAAAATCAGCAAGCACAAGCGCCGCAAGCGCATGAAGGCCAATCGCCACAAAAAGCGCCAGCGCTACAAGAGCTAA